The Chitinispirillales bacterium genome window below encodes:
- the rsmH gene encoding 16S rRNA (cytosine(1402)-N(4))-methyltransferase RsmH: MNENYHIPVMLAETIEYLNVKKDGIYCDLTLGGGGHFEKIAQNLSKNGTAIGIDRDLTAVNRAKEKKFSTDCKIIIRHSSFSRFHDVLDDEKIEKVDGFLMDLGVSSHQFDTAERGFSYRNDAKLDMRMNKNDEETAADIINFYGEEELTEILKNLGELRNPQRMARKLVSARKKQKIETTKQLVDVLNEEYGFLQNSILSKIFQAFRIAVNKELDELKISLENSLKYLAEGGRIVVISYHSLEDRIVKNFLRDNAKNCICPPQTPKCSCKHNPEIKIITKKPIEPKTEEININRRARSAMLRCGERIRL, from the coding sequence GTGAATGAAAATTATCACATTCCGGTTATGCTTGCGGAAACGATTGAATATTTGAATGTAAAAAAAGACGGAATTTATTGCGATTTAACGTTAGGCGGAGGCGGACATTTTGAAAAAATCGCTCAAAATTTGAGTAAAAACGGAACCGCAATAGGTATCGACCGTGATTTGACCGCCGTAAACCGCGCTAAAGAGAAAAAATTTTCAACCGACTGTAAAATAATTATCAGACATAGTTCATTTTCTCGTTTTCATGATGTTTTGGATGACGAAAAAATAGAAAAGGTTGACGGTTTTTTAATGGATTTAGGGGTATCGTCGCATCAATTTGATACCGCAGAAAGAGGATTCAGTTACAGAAACGACGCAAAACTTGATATGAGAATGAATAAAAACGACGAAGAAACGGCGGCGGATATTATTAATTTTTACGGGGAAGAAGAATTGACTGAAATTTTGAAAAATTTAGGCGAATTGAGAAATCCGCAAAGAATGGCAAGAAAATTAGTTTCAGCGCGAAAAAAGCAAAAAATTGAAACGACAAAACAATTGGTAGATGTTCTGAACGAAGAATACGGATTTTTGCAGAATTCGATTTTATCTAAAATCTTTCAAGCGTTTAGAATAGCGGTAAATAAAGAATTGGACGAACTGAAAATCTCGCTTGAAAATTCGTTGAAATATCTTGCAGAAGGCGGACGAATCGTAGTAATTTCATATCACTCGCTTGAAGACAGAATCGTGAAAAATTTTTTAAGGGATAACGCTAAAAATTGTATCTGTCCTCCGCAAACGCCAAAGTGTTCCTGCAAACACAATCCTGAAATAAAAATTATTACAAAAAAACCTATAGAACCGAAAACAGAAGAGATAAACATAAATCGCAGAGCGCGAAGCGCAATGCTCAGATGCGGAGAAAGGATCAGATTATGA